Within Bactrocera oleae isolate idBacOlea1 chromosome 6, idBacOlea1, whole genome shotgun sequence, the genomic segment CAATTTAACGGTTTGACAGTTAAATTTCCCTTTACTGCTCTGAGTACAGCAGTGCGTACGGCCATCCGCCGCTGTTGTTGCGACACCCCCCGCTAGAATTTAGTCATCAAAGTCACTTCCAAGGCGCTCACCGTCTCTGCCATGGACATTTGCTGCGACCCAAACGAAGTGGAAGCCAAATCAGCCGAGCGACAAGCCAACAAAAGCGAAAAGGAAATTATCGATCGAAGAGTGAAAAAGTCATTCGACGCCTGATTTGCTTTGGCAAAGAGGGCACACAAATCGTTTTTTcgcaaaaattcatttaattactTCAATTATTCTACAAAAACGTTGTGCAGAATTTAAACTATCGAAAATACAACGATACAAATGTGTGCTAATATAGCTGGTGTGCTGTATTTGTGAGTgtttaaagtgtaaaaaatttattgaattacgGCATCTGGTATTCAGCAAAAGACTCAggcccgcacacacacacacagacccACACTAGCAAGGAGAAGTACATAATATTAATAGAGACAGACAGCGTAGAGGAGCAACGTCGTAGCATCATGGCAGACAGCGAATTCGAGGAGTTCCACAGGCCCATCTTTGAGCCACATCAAATACAAACCTATATGAGCCCGGGCCAAAAGAAAAATAACGCCCATACATTCTATTCGTAAGTAGTTCTATCCAGCAAACAAAAGTTTATGATTATAAGTCCTAGCGGATGTGTGGATCATCCCATAGCGTGGCACTTGATAGCTCCCCACAAGTGCAGCTTAAATAGCACGACTCATCCGCGTTTGAGGTGTgcgtgtgcatatgtgtgcagTGTTTTGACATATTTTTGCATCGTTCACgtcttatgtgtgtatgtgtgttcatTTGCATATGTGCTTGTCTCAGTGCGTGTCTTCCGTGTGTGAAAAATCAATTGTACTAAATAATTTCTAAGAAGCAACTCTAAAAATCATACCCAACTTACCGGCATTCGCATTGATTACATGCCTACATAACTGTAAACTGCATGAATTACTTTAGCGATTTTCCTTTAAAAGTATACGACTACACTTATATGTCTTCACTTCTATAGCTTAATACCCAACGACGACCTCGAGGACTCACCATCTTCGAAAAGTGATGCCTCTGATCAAGAAGATGCCGGCGGTGGAGATCTTTGCTGTGAAACAATAAAATTGCAGCGTCAAGTAGAGGATGATGAAATCGGTGACAGTCTCAAGGTGGTATCACTCTCTTCGGATGGATCGTTGGACACAAATGACTCCTTCAACTCACACCGACATCATCCGTTGAATCATCAGGATGCAATTGGTGGTCTGGTTGGCATTGGTACAGGTGCTGGCACGGGTAATACAACCGGCACCGATTGCGTAATTGGTTCGCAATTATTACTTTCTCCCAATACAGCTGCTGCAATTGGTGCAACCCAGCAGCAACAACGACGTCGACGAAAATTACCGGAAATACCAAAGAATAAGAAATGTAAGTTGTGAGTAGtagcgtatacatacatacatacaaatgtatataatgaTCATTCGTTTTTTACTGTTATATTGCTTGTTGCCTGTTTGTGTACTTTGAATTTGTAGTTTAAATTAGTAGTTGACATGTAAATACTCCAACATAAAAATACTAACACTAAAATAGAATAGAATTAAGTTGAGGTTGGCACTGTGTGTGGACCAAGATCCATTTTTCCCTCTCCCTACCACACGTACTCCTAAAGGTCCAGCCTTCTGATGAATTCCAGAAACTTGCTGGGAATTATTGAGGTGATGTGATGCATCTGCGGATATATGGGCCCCGCGTCTACAGATTGCTGTGCGACTCCATGTcgcaaaactggcaacaaaagAGGCTATGCCCATTTTGGACAGGTGCTTTTTGAGTCTGCAATGCCTAGTGTAGAAGCCGACTATTAGACGGAATGTTTATGGCGTGgcttattcaataaaaatacttttttctagATATTTACTTCTGCTTTAAATTCTGGAATATTGTTGAGCATTTTACAAAATCAAAGTATAGATTTCTACGAAAATCATCTAGCCAAGAGACGGCCGCTTTCCATAATTTTAACCTTCCGTTTAGAGATTTTTCTGTGTGCGATTTCAGAAATCCAAAGTCATAATTGTAAAGTGTTACTTTTTAAACTTTGGAAACTTCTACTCATTTATTCGCTACCTACGCACTGGAGGGTCACCATTTGATGAACTGTACCGATGGATGGTCACTCATTCATATCATTATCTTATTCACGTTTCATTTTATACGAAAAATTTTCTTAGCCAGTTTTATGACTCAacgttttgtaattaaaataaagggAGCATATAAGATCCATGAAGGACTGTCGATGCTTACCACTACCACATGGTGAAACTACCACATGGTGAAAAGATGGATGGTAAAAACCACTCTAACCTGGTATTTTATAATCTTGTGCCAAGCACATGATCCATACTCGAGATGAAAATGTATAAGACCGACACAAGATTCAAGTCTCAACaatttcactaaaaaatttatcaaagtaTGATCATTAGGAAACGACTTGAGACCAAAGATTTTACCTCTGCGTAATGTATTAATACCCACCACACATTATAGCCATTTGTTGcgtaaacatttttcatttcattacaaCAAAATTTGCATCGACTATCATTTGCACCAATTGGAGACGTTTGTTATTTGTAGTGAGTTTTTAATGTGCTCCTCGAACGCATTCGTTGCAGCTTCCATTCTACATCTTTTAGGTGGTGGATATGGGCAAACTACATTGGCTGACGAAATGAACAATGGGCGTAATCAAttgaatgacaacaacaacgccatCACTGGCAATACAATTAACGGCAATATGAATGGTTTAAATGGTGGCACCACAGTAAGAAATAATCAACGCTCATTTTTGACACTCAAATGTGGTTATCTACTTGATGAGGACTCTAGTCCAGATTCCGAACGTTTACAGAGTTTGGGCGATGTGGATAGTGGTCACAGCACTGCACATTCCCCAACTGATTTCAAAAGTATGTCACCACAAATCACTTCCCCCGTTTCGCAATCACCATTTCCTCAGCCATTCGGTGGTGTGCCCTTCTCCCAACTCGAAATACTTGAAGCTACACATCGTGGCTTACACAAATTTATACCACGTCATCATGATGAAATCGAAATTGAAATCGGCGATGCTATTTACGTACAAAAGGAGGCTGACGATCTTTGGTGTGAGGGTGTAAATCTGCGTACTGGTCGGCAAGGTATTTTCCCCTCAGCCTATGCGGTTGATTTGGATTACAATGAATTCGATCCGACGGTGCAACAGGTGAAGAAAGAGCGTTATTTACTCGGTTACTTGGGTTCGGTAGAGACATTAGCTCACAAGGGAACCGGTGTTGTGTGCCAAGCAGTGCGTAAGATTGTTGGTGAATATGGAAATTCACCAGCTGGTCAAGTGTGCATACTGGAGGTGTCCGATCAGGGCTTACGCATGGTAGACCGTTCGGGACCAAATGTGAGTTGTTGGATGTAGCAAgtgtagaaaatttaaaaacgtaCGTACGTAACTGTGGTGAATTTGTTGTTTACTTACAGAAGAAGGACAAGAAACCCTGCATCGATTACTTTTACTCACTAAAGAATGTCTCATTCTGTGCATTTCATCCACGTGATCATCGCTTTATTGGCTTCATAACGAAGCATCCAACGGTGCAACGTTTCGCATGCCATGTTTTCAAGGGATCTGAGTCTACACGACCCGTAGCCGAAGCCGTGGGGTaagttattttcatttatttttcagttgattaaaaaatcgtttttatttatttcttcttgattaCTTTTGCAGCCGTGCATTTCAACGTTTCTATCAGAAATTCATAGAAACAGCATATCCGattgaagatatatacattgaGTAAGCTTCAAGTTGCTCGTATTGACTAGTATTGACTGGTTCATAAAATGGATGCGCTGTGCTACTGCATGGATATTGCTATTGCTGGTTTGTGGTTTACGCTTATTTTCCCCAAAAACACGTTAAcacaatttaaatgaaaaatgttgtaTTCAACAAGTATGAGATGAATACTCTTAACGAGTGATATGTACACTCAagtttgtgtttatttaaagaaGAAAGAAAGTGCAagtaaaacataaacaaatatatagagTTTAAAATTATTCCAAATTAATTGAGCAACCACAATTACTTAGGAGAATAATTAGCAATAGTCGTTTAGTTGTTAAAGTCAGAAGTATTTGTGAAAACACTTCGCCCATTGTAATCATCCAAATAGCTTTTTAGATTTGCAGTTGAAGAAGTagggttatgtgaaaaaagttaaaGCATTGATGATTTCcggaaatttgcaaaaatataatcaagcatatgtatatgcaaaataaTTACATCACGgcaattcttttttaaattaattttataagaattatatagataataataattaagaacatataatttttatatgaatatttattaccaTTATGTgcagttttaaattcaaaattaatttgtattccATAAAAACGAATGGCCTGCAGTTAAACTTCTACTTCAAATAATTCAttacttttcaaattttttctctcTACGCTGGAGTATCAAGCGCGAAATTTTCTTCGACTGAATTTGCcaaatatgtatacgagtatgatACTCAACAAAAAATTCCATCAATTTATAATAGACATAGAATTCGAAACAAaagataatataacaaaaattagagTAAAAACAATTCACGGGCGATCGGAGGTCGGGCATAGGAAAAGGAGGGGCGTGGTTGAATTTCTAAGTGTTAAAAACGGTTTAACTCGATTTCAGGCAAAACTACGAGTTTTATAGAAAAAGAATTAtgtggaaatgaaaaaaattcccCCTCCCccttttcacataacctcaaaatttatgtgaaaaattcaaaaacgcAAGCTTTcgagcaaaaattttttttttttcacgaaatttggtgtaaacGTACATTCTCATGTCCCAAACAcgctgcatttttttatttaaaatattaaggagaaaaccttatttcgacttaaaatcgaaaaaccccctaattttcaattaaaagttctcatgtcaatttttttgattttatttttaaactctaTTTTctgatgaaagaaaaatatatatacattactacttgtatgttaaattttcccgacctcagatcgcacgtaaattatttttccttttattcttgttattttttcttacgttttcaatgaatttcattaaatttttattaggtTTCTGCACAGGGCTATCAGCGTAAACAGTGAAGAGAAAGCCAGAAATTACATTTTTctggaatataaaaaaaaaacaaaaaacattcatTATAATTATACTTAAATTAAGTTCTAATTTTTCCCCTCGCAATCATTACCGTCCGtggttatgttaaaaatttattagctCATTTCCTTaattactatataaatattcaataagtTGTACATTTATTCAACTTTAaactaatttataataaataagcaaataaataaaaatatgtgtgttaatatatgtttataagttCTTACTGACTATGATTAGTTTTAAGCTTCCAATTTCTACTTAAGATGTTAGTTGAAAATcggttaataaatatttttgcaatataaatacatatatattatatgaaaatcaaaatcgttttttacaacaaatatacttttttaaaaacatttttttgttttttcaaaaaaaaaatgtaagggTTTAAGAATTATGCTCATTTATTTAGTCAAAATGaacgtttttaaaaatgtttatagttTTGGTTAACTCAAAAAAGTGTAAATAGTTTAGAAATTGTGAGAGATAAAAGTTGGAGAAATATGTCGGGATGCGCgctttaaaaatgaatgaaaagtgaaaggtattgaaaaacaatttcaatGTATTTAATGTTTAAGAAAGGAACAGTGGAGCGACCTTGTGAGAAAAGCATGttgaaaatctatttttttaagcaaactcAAGATACATAATTAATTGtcgatttttttcgaaaagCACATTATTCTTAAATATACTACACGCATTTTCAAAGACTCAATTAACACTAAACAATAGCAATCAAAAGTTTTCGAAGAGCGAGTACTGTTAAAACCCCAAAAAAGCATACATGTTAATACATAAGAAAagagaaaattgaaaaacaacaaaaaattatatttatatatgcatatgaaatAATTACAGCTATagcagattaaaaaaaaataagaaataaaatgaacttaaaaatattcaaaatattttttccattacACAAATAAGGAATATGGAATGCAGcaattatgttatataaatattttttttggattttttaagaattttcaaaaactttttttaagatAGGACACTTTCATgagttcttcttcattcatTGCACAccatttatgttaatttttaattgtttcttcCTATCTATTCGTACATGAAACAATCTCCAAAGAATTACTTTTTATTctttaaactattaaaatttaatttagtttatttattttgtattgattTCCTTGctatcaaatgcacaaacacGTACACACaaaaagcatacatacatatgtatctaaagTTCACCAGAATTGTTGGTGacgtaaaaacaaataaagaataGCTTTCGAAAGATTTGAAGATTGTAAGTCTAATTTGTTGATATTTGTAGAAAGGAAAAGCGATTTAATTTAAATCaactaaattataaaaagtatatacaattacatgcatacatacttacataaatacatatttttaattaagtcaATGAACGAAAATTTCTTctgtgaaaaacaataaagaacaaaacaaaagcacacacataaacatacatatacacatatatatttactaacatacatacaatacttaCGTGTATGTTACACTCAAAGTTTCGATAAATAAAAACCAGTTACATGCATaagtattattattacataaacaactaaaaaatatatatgtacaatatacaaataatatatattgtaaaaaataaagaaaatgaaaaatgagattaatatataaataaatgtatatacatacgtacacatacaATTATGAATTTGgtgatgcattttttatagtcCAAAGTCCACAGTGTCCGGGATTGGGAATAGGCTCACAATACTGAAACAATTAAGGTAAGGAATTATCCTggctttttttatttgctaatttggCTACAGAATATCAGGTGTTACCTTCTTTTTGATAATTATAAGTAATTAATAGTATTTTaatcaacatacatatgtatcgatCTATCGAGTAATATCCATGTATAATACTCAACTGATATATTTATGACAGTATTcacattataaacaaaatagtcTCTACTATTTTCTAGTATTTGCAtatctaacaaaaaaaaactttaaataacacACTTCATACCAAAAACTTGAAACATGAGAGAAGTTGAGAGCCTCTGCTATCTagctgatgccaacacgacgtgTTTCAAGCCTTGTTTTTTCATCGGTCCCGTAGCTGTTATACCattataaacacaaaatatcAAGCAAACTAgttctccaatttttttttttcatggtaaaaatcgtcAGACAAACCTTTCGTGTAGTAGAAAAAAACGTTGTACTAATCTAGAAAACACATTTCATCGATTTGGTTTGGTAGAGAGGGAATAAGGGTTTAGTATGCTACTATAAGCTCGACTAAAATCTCTCCTGCCTATTAGAGAGATCCAAGCATTAAGGTTATTAGACACTACCCACCGAACTATTACAAGTATGTAATATCTCTCAATCAAGATATACTTAACATGATATGCTATAAACTCACGTTTCAAATTAAACCACTTTTGCTTTAATATTTATGCGTAAATGAttctattttctatttatattacaAACTAAATTTCTGTACACGCTTTTCGTCCGATTTCCATcgtttttatactatttttccATTTATAATTTGGATGTTTCAGGCTTATAACTATGTTAATATCAATGTCAATAACATATTGATCTATATTTTTAGAAGAATTTTATGTTTAACCTATGttatttagcatagttttactaaaactacatatatacaattttcgcactaaaataaatgttaaatattgCTAACAGCATTTTATGTATAACCATTTTGCACcaatccatatatacatatatgtatataaatccaTATACtgagtgtatatgtacattgaattaattaaatagaTATGGTaaggttatatttatttttagcccATTTCTTgccgtattttattttatagttttcattaattttaatttttatttaataggtaattttatttttcatttttattttttatattttataattccatTTGTTTTGCTGAAAGTTTTATACAAATAgcatgtaaaaatttattaattgtaatattcaataattaacttttatttccattttgctttttatttacgTAACACTTATGTACACAGTTAATGTCATATAAGACTCTCGAGCATTTCCAtaagttcatatgtatatatatttacatatgcatatatttatattaaagtaataaaaatttccatttgattgttgaagttttttttatatttaattttttaactttttacctaataaatataaaaaaaaattatactgttttaatatacaaattgcttGATTAGATTTATAGGCATATTTTAGAGGTTTTTCGATCagcttaatattttttctttaacgaGTTGTTAATGCAAgtgattttttgttaataattatcTTAAGTATTTCGGGAAATTAGTTAttgttgtacatatataattcgcGCAATGAGTTTTTTCCCTCTTAAGGACcctttttataacaatttaattatttagtttttttattaaaattattttataatatattactgTTCTCTCGTTAatgtatttacaaaattaatttgggccaaaactatacatatatatacatatgtataaataaataaaaatatttattttttgtaagatCAACGTCTACCATATTTGATcctcataaaaaattttttttaagtagagctgccaatgtaaaaaaaatatttagaaaatatgagTACCACCAAAATATTTTGGActtatttattgttaaattacgtaataatattttaatacatattaacattaattcgtttgaaattatttgaactgcatttaatgtaaattacagtacattaaaatttcacttttaaattaagttaaaattataGTATTTCGACATCCTTCACTAACGTTTCCCTTAAGTGATAACCAACTGCATACTATTATTTTCAAAcggtattgttgttgcatttttttatataaaaaatccaTTAATGTACTTATACATTATTTGTAGTCTCTCTCTAATATTATCTACTATAACTGTTATCTCAAGGGTGCAACTATGCCATTATATAGTATGTTATGTACGTACGCATGCatagtacaatatttttttttaaatatatattttacaaccaCTACACTGTtttgtacaaatatacatacatttgtgagTATTAAGGAGCTTCAGAACGACAAGCAGATAACACCGTCGTCAGTCTTACTTTGCCTAATTACTACAATATTAATTCCTCTATTCCCTTACTATTGTTAACGCTATAAAGATAATTGACGATTGTACGAATTTACAGGCATCAACtaatatttacacacaaataACGCTGCATTTATGAATACAACTGCAATTTCCTTCTCTTTCATTTACTTCGTTCGCCACTAATTggatttgtgtcaaaaatgtgcTTAATATTTAACTCAAATTTGCTGTCTGTCTGCTTGCCTGTCTTTGATTTGCCAAAATTTGGAGAGTGGTGTATCGAACAAGCAACTGTCATAATTAAATACGGAAAGTGTAGAAGGAGATGATAAGACCTTTAAAAGACATCCAAATACAAtcttgtattaattttaataacttttttttcacaaaaagctcaaaagaACAAAGCAAGCGAATAGCGACGAATCGAATTCGGCAAAGAGAAGTCGAAGTTGGTTGAAACTATATGAATAGAGAAGTAACTCCAAGAAAATGCTAGCACAAATTAAATGAGTACTTtgtgatttttatcaaaaaaaaatcttaaaatagaTTTCGGTCGATGTATAAAAATTCCCAAGTTGACTTACCCAATTTTAGAAAGAACGTACGAAGAAGTTGATACTCGGAAAATACACCTACTCTGTGTCCTCCTAAATTGTATTACAAAATGACTTTTAAACCGATTTAGTAATATTGCAACAATCTAATTATTCAGCATATAGACCAACATATAAtacatctatatgtatgtatgcgtaaaaAATTAACCAAGACACCTTTCCCGTTACCCACAAACGTATTGTAGTATATAggatatacataagtacgttCAATTGAAAGTGTTTATTAATTTTGGAATATGtttattcttaatattttaattgcttgttttacttaaaaattaattagtttcagttaatcaattaattaaatttaatacaataataaatttaatataataataataatcatcaGCATTATCAAGtttctatttttgtttaaaactaaTTTCTGCGATGCCATTTGCATACATTACCACTGtattaatatatatctatatgtatatatattaattgtatttatatgtatatcatatatttatttcagtttACTGCGGgttttttggcattttattatttaattctcAACTGTATTAACATTAACTTTCCACttatttgattttgttgtttttttttttttaattatactaacTTTTCAtgtaatgtatgtgtgtatttacgatttttattttttattctgccagttataagtattttattgatactctttatataataattgtttttattttcacttaaacatctaaaacaaattaaaaatgtagtaattgaaaatacaaataaaaacatactAATGTTGCCACGCTAAACTCATGCCTTACATATCTACAAATTGGGTGGTGTGTACACATCATACAAACATACGCACGCACTGTAAGGACTAAGTTgttttttcgtttaatttattttttatttttatttttttttttatttactaactGCTAAGGGATCCTTCCTTTGTTCTAAACTAATACGACGGCGACTTTTGTTTAACAAtgctttttttctaattatatttataatattttacaaatattttatttgtgttgtatgtatgttatgtatgtgtatgtatgtatattacaacTGCGCATTTAAATGtcatttagtttaaaattgGAGCTTTCGTTAGGACCCAAAATATACaaatggtatttaaaattttttattctaaaaaatcGTCGGTGAAACGTGGTAATTGATTGTGCCAACACACTAAACATGCAAAAAACCAAACCGCTGACATTCAGCGCTCAGTATGCTGCTTATCACAAAGGAAATTAGAATAAACTAAAACTATGTAGAACCTGCATTGGGCACATTAGGATCATTATTTTATGCCGCCTCAGTCAAACAAGTAAATCTTTCAGTCTAATCTAAGTTTGCAATGCGACTTATGAACATAACTTACAAACATTTCTCGAAATCAGTTtactaaaaaacatttttttattaaatttaagcaaTGAAATGTACAACTCGAGAAAAGGCAATTTTTGTTCATAGAAATGTTCAAGTatgtaaaaaacaagaaatttttattaaattgagttttttttttttgggttaaaCCACTTAGTTATCGGAGTGTAAAATCAGCATATAACTAAATGTTGGACTTTAAATagaattatttataacaaaatatgagCATAATATACAAGTTTTAATGTACAATGTTTTTCTTGCGGAATAACATGTTACGGAACATTttaatacaaagaaaaaaaatttcgctcatCACATAATCGAGCTGACACGCgctttttttatgtaataattgtttcaataaatataaaaaataatttttctaataaaataattcaacctaaaaatatacatagtGTTTATACAGTATCTATTTTTTACGACAAATTTCTTTTAAAGCATTTATATGCATACGTTGTGTAACCAAGCGCATTTGACTTGCTGTGCACATTTAATGAAAAACAACATGGCTCGGGgagtggtgtgtgtgtgtgtcccaATCAAGTAGTTAAAAAGTTATACACGTTAAAatgcgtttttattttatttttttaaataaaatttataaaaataaaatgatgttTAGTTGTGATTCT encodes:
- the Aplip1 gene encoding JNK-interacting protein 1 isoform X2, whose amino-acid sequence is MADSEFEEFHRPIFEPHQIQTYMSPGQKKNNAHTFYSLIPNDDLEDSPSSKSDASDQEDAGGGDLCCETIKLQRQVEDDEIGDSLKVVSLSSDGSLDTNDSFNSHRHHPLNHQDAIGGLVGIGTGAGTGNTTGTDCVIGSQLLLSPNTAAAIGATQQQQRRRRKLPEIPKNKKCGGYGQTTLADEMNNGRNQLNDNNNAITGNTINGNMNGLNGGTTVRNNQRSFLTLKCGYLLDEDSSPDSERLQSLGDVDSGHSTAHSPTDFKSMSPQITSPVSQSPFPQPFGGVPFSQLEILEATHRGLHKFIPRHHDEIEIEIGDAIYVQKEADDLWCEGVNLRTGRQGIFPSAYAVDLDYNEFDPTVQQVKKERYLLGYLGSVETLAHKGTGVVCQAVRKIVGEYGNSPAGQVCILEVSDQGLRMVDRSGPNKKDKKPCIDYFYSLKNVSFCAFHPRDHRFIGFITKHPTVQRFACHVFKGSESTRPVAEAVGRAFQRFYQKFIETAYPIEDIYIE
- the Aplip1 gene encoding JNK-interacting protein 1 isoform X1, which codes for MADSEFEEFHRPIFEPHQIQTYMSPGQKKNNAHTFYSLIPNDDLEDSPSSKSDASDQEDAGGGDLCCETIKLQRQVEDDEIGDSLKVVSLSSDGSLDTNDSFNSHRHHPLNHQDAIGGLVGIGTGAGTGNTTGTDCVIGSQLLLSPNTAAAIGATQQQQRRRRKLPEIPKNKKSSILHLLGGGYGQTTLADEMNNGRNQLNDNNNAITGNTINGNMNGLNGGTTVRNNQRSFLTLKCGYLLDEDSSPDSERLQSLGDVDSGHSTAHSPTDFKSMSPQITSPVSQSPFPQPFGGVPFSQLEILEATHRGLHKFIPRHHDEIEIEIGDAIYVQKEADDLWCEGVNLRTGRQGIFPSAYAVDLDYNEFDPTVQQVKKERYLLGYLGSVETLAHKGTGVVCQAVRKIVGEYGNSPAGQVCILEVSDQGLRMVDRSGPNKKDKKPCIDYFYSLKNVSFCAFHPRDHRFIGFITKHPTVQRFACHVFKGSESTRPVAEAVGRAFQRFYQKFIETAYPIEDIYIE